Proteins encoded within one genomic window of Paraburkholderia sp. HP33-1:
- a CDS encoding carbohydrate ABC transporter permease, with translation MRAREHVDGVHGECFFCLLLRRIAAREGSGTMIIGRKQRVINTTLTYLTLGVFSIFCLFPFLWMLDTAFKPLEEVRSLAPSLLIINPTLDNFRHVLVQSQFVAYFRNSAIVAAFSTLVTLLVSTFSSYALSRWPTFLASRSVGAALLVSQMIPGVLLLVPIYMLMRKLDLLSTYSGLVIVYCTFMIPLATFMLKGFFDAVPREIEEASEIDGCGRLGFIWRVLLPLSLPGIVATAAFAFVAAWNEFMFGYVLINDDARRTLTPGIMIFKGSHVTDWGSLMAASVLAVVPVALCFVYIQRFLVSGLSAGAVKG, from the coding sequence TTGCGCGCTCGCGAGCATGTCGATGGCGTTCATGGCGAGTGTTTTTTTTGTCTACTACTACGGCGTATTGCGGCGCGCGAAGGGAGCGGGACAATGATTATCGGCAGGAAGCAGCGGGTGATCAATACAACGCTTACGTACCTGACGCTTGGCGTGTTCTCAATTTTCTGCCTGTTCCCATTTCTCTGGATGCTTGATACGGCGTTCAAGCCGTTGGAGGAGGTGCGCAGCCTGGCGCCGAGCCTCTTGATCATAAATCCGACGCTCGACAATTTTCGCCATGTTCTAGTGCAGAGCCAATTCGTCGCGTATTTCCGCAATAGCGCTATCGTGGCTGCTTTCTCGACGCTCGTCACACTGCTTGTCTCGACATTCTCCAGTTATGCGCTAAGTCGCTGGCCGACCTTTCTTGCTTCACGTTCGGTGGGGGCGGCGCTGCTCGTTTCGCAGATGATTCCGGGGGTGCTGCTGCTCGTGCCCATCTACATGTTGATGCGGAAACTGGATCTGCTGAGCACGTATTCGGGGCTGGTCATCGTTTATTGCACGTTCATGATTCCGCTCGCGACGTTCATGCTCAAAGGGTTCTTCGATGCCGTGCCGCGCGAGATCGAGGAGGCGTCCGAGATCGACGGGTGCGGCCGCCTCGGTTTCATCTGGCGCGTGCTATTGCCATTGTCCCTGCCCGGCATCGTGGCAACCGCCGCGTTCGCGTTCGTGGCAGCCTGGAATGAATTCATGTTCGGCTATGTGCTGATCAACGACGACGCGCGCCGTACGCTGACGCCGGGGATCATGATATTCAAGGGCTCGCACGTGACCGACTGGGGCAGCCTGATGGCCGCCTCGGTGCTCGCGGTGGTACCGGTGGCGCTGTGCTTTGTCTACATTCAGCGCTTCCTCGTCAGTGGATTATCGGCGGGCGCCGTCAAAGGCTGA
- a CDS encoding sugar-binding protein, with product MKKLWMRLAVAGGLAMLASPGFAADKTLALVVKGLDNPYFDLMHQGCERANKELNKQGYNCYYTGPATAADESAQVQIIDDLFTKGVASMAISPANAPAVGEVLRRRGGSVPIITADADLLPKDASLRKSYVGTDNYELGAKLGEQLKMLMPKGGNVCLVMGNPAAENINQRAQGARDVLSGKKGVTKLAGENGWHEISGCPLYSNDDAAKANQMMQDTLTANPTGLDAFLLAGGWPLFAPQAFSQVVAPIMDKIKNGKFVIVSADTLGPELQALKDRKVNVLVGQRPEEMGYRAAMVMRDLAEGKTVPPVIHTGLDVCTWKNADTCLKH from the coding sequence ATGAAGAAACTGTGGATGCGTCTTGCCGTGGCCGGAGGACTCGCGATGCTGGCGTCTCCGGGATTCGCGGCCGATAAGACCCTCGCGCTGGTGGTAAAGGGTCTCGACAACCCGTACTTCGACCTCATGCATCAAGGATGCGAACGGGCCAACAAGGAACTCAACAAACAAGGCTACAACTGCTACTACACCGGCCCCGCGACCGCCGCGGACGAGAGCGCGCAAGTGCAGATCATCGACGACCTGTTTACCAAAGGCGTCGCGAGCATGGCGATCTCGCCCGCGAACGCGCCGGCCGTGGGCGAGGTGTTGCGCCGCCGCGGCGGATCGGTCCCGATCATCACCGCGGATGCCGATCTGCTGCCGAAGGATGCCTCGCTGCGCAAGAGCTACGTCGGCACCGACAACTACGAGCTGGGCGCCAAGCTCGGCGAGCAGTTGAAGATGCTGATGCCGAAGGGCGGCAATGTCTGCCTCGTGATGGGCAATCCGGCGGCCGAGAACATCAACCAGCGGGCCCAGGGCGCGCGCGACGTGCTGTCCGGGAAGAAAGGCGTCACGAAGCTCGCAGGCGAGAACGGCTGGCATGAGATCAGTGGCTGCCCGCTCTACTCGAACGACGACGCCGCCAAGGCGAACCAGATGATGCAGGATACGCTGACCGCCAACCCTACCGGTCTCGACGCCTTTCTGCTGGCGGGCGGCTGGCCGCTCTTTGCGCCGCAGGCCTTTTCGCAGGTCGTCGCGCCGATCATGGACAAGATCAAGAACGGCAAGTTCGTGATCGTCTCGGCGGATACGCTCGGGCCCGAACTGCAGGCGCTCAAGGACCGCAAGGTGAATGTGCTGGTCGGCCAGCGGCCGGAGGAAATGGGCTACCGTGCCGCAATGGTCATGCGTGATCTCGCGGAAGGGAAGACGGTGCCTCCGGTCATCCACACCGGACTCGACGTCTGCACGTGGAAGAACGCCGACACTTGCCTGAAGCATTGA
- a CDS encoding alpha-glucosidase/alpha-galactosidase — protein sequence MTAPFKIAIIGAGSVGFTRTLVRDLLSVPALRDIEIALTDFNEHNLSMIRQILDRLVEVNRFATRITATTERREALEGARYVINCVRLGGLEAFADDIRIPLRYGVDQCVGDTICAGGIMYGQRSVNAILDFCADIRAVAEPGAKLLNYANPMAMNTWAAIDHGGVDTIGLCHGVQHGWRQIAEVLGAENPHDVEYVCSGINHQTWYVDVRYKGRRVTKEELIEGFERHPAYSQQEKVRIDVLKRFGVYSTESNGHLSEYLPWYRKRPEDIARWIDMSEWIHGETGGYLRVCIEGRSWFEEEFPRYLDEASLPLDPAQRSDEHASHIIEALETGKIYRGHFNVKNKGLVTNLPRDAIVETTGFVDRFGLNMAAGITLPDACATVCQASINVQRMAVKAAVSGDVELLKLAMLNDPLTGAICTPDEVWQMADEMLVAQAQWLPQYAHAIDGAKQRLAAGKVKTRDWQGAASMPVRSVEQIREARAKRKGGTAPDQQVVA from the coding sequence TTGACGGCCCCCTTCAAGATTGCGATCATCGGTGCGGGAAGCGTCGGATTTACCCGTACCCTGGTTAGAGATTTGCTGAGCGTCCCGGCGCTGCGGGACATCGAAATCGCGTTGACTGATTTCAACGAGCACAATCTCTCGATGATCCGGCAGATTCTCGACCGTCTCGTCGAGGTCAACCGCTTCGCGACGCGCATTACCGCGACAACCGAGCGGCGCGAGGCGCTCGAGGGCGCGCGGTATGTGATCAACTGCGTGCGCCTCGGCGGACTCGAGGCATTCGCGGACGACATCCGCATTCCGCTGCGCTATGGAGTGGACCAGTGCGTGGGCGACACGATCTGCGCGGGTGGAATCATGTATGGACAGCGGTCGGTCAACGCCATCCTCGACTTTTGTGCCGACATCCGCGCCGTGGCCGAGCCGGGGGCAAAGCTGCTGAATTATGCGAACCCAATGGCGATGAACACCTGGGCGGCGATCGATCACGGCGGCGTGGACACGATCGGCCTGTGCCACGGCGTTCAGCATGGCTGGCGCCAGATCGCCGAGGTGCTTGGCGCGGAAAATCCCCACGACGTCGAATACGTGTGTTCAGGGATCAACCACCAGACCTGGTATGTCGATGTGCGCTACAAAGGCCGCCGCGTCACGAAGGAGGAATTGATCGAAGGTTTTGAGCGCCACCCGGCATACTCGCAACAGGAGAAGGTGCGCATCGACGTCCTCAAGCGTTTCGGCGTTTATTCGACCGAGAGCAACGGGCACCTGTCCGAGTATTTGCCCTGGTACCGCAAGCGTCCCGAGGACATCGCCCGCTGGATTGACATGTCGGAATGGATTCACGGCGAGACGGGAGGCTACCTTCGGGTGTGCATCGAAGGCCGCAGCTGGTTCGAAGAAGAGTTCCCGCGCTACCTGGACGAGGCTAGCCTGCCGTTGGACCCGGCACAGCGCAGCGACGAGCATGCAAGTCACATCATCGAGGCACTCGAGACGGGCAAGATCTATCGCGGCCACTTCAACGTCAAGAACAAGGGTCTCGTCACCAATCTGCCGCGCGACGCGATCGTCGAGACGACGGGCTTCGTCGATCGCTTCGGCTTGAACATGGCGGCCGGCATTACTTTGCCGGATGCTTGCGCGACCGTTTGCCAGGCTTCGATCAACGTGCAGCGCATGGCGGTCAAGGCGGCCGTGTCAGGTGACGTCGAACTGCTCAAGCTTGCGATGCTCAACGATCCATTGACCGGCGCGATTTGCACGCCCGATGAAGTCTGGCAGATGGCCGACGAAATGCTCGTCGCGCAGGCCCAGTGGTTGCCGCAGTACGCACATGCAATCGACGGTGCGAAGCAGCGCCTGGCGGCGGGTAAGGTCAAGACCCGCGACTGGCAGGGGGCGGCCAGCATGCCGGTGCGCTCGGTCGAGCAAATACGCGAGGCACGCGCAAAGCGAAAGGGAGGTACCGCGCCCGATCAGCAGGTGGTAGCGTAA
- a CDS encoding ABC transporter substrate-binding protein — translation MKLLRIGLLVGSLLASCAALTVRAETVNLNFWVAWDPQQADAIAATKQIASFEQSHPNIKINVQNIAFDALHDKLITSIAGGDAPDLSWGLIEWLGELNRMNALVDLTPYAARWPDRAQIYPNALKDVTIDGKLMALPHYLGIRALLYHEDMLKKAGIEAPPKTWDELVSDSEKIRKATGKYGFGIAGTGVRSPQELLMYLAQSNALLARRMSDGKYRNTWGDDPKELANATKVFAFYKELLDKQVIAPEASSWGYEEEDTNSALGQYAMVIDGAWMKSRAEQNPDKMKDVKITAPPYSQKPATFLEINPFYVFKGKHQQEAWEFASFMLSKDYQSAVHQERSPREDVISPTKWGRDFMVLAPTGVGFPPVALGSITRAMEESIGLVLLKKEDPQAVAQWLGKAINKALRQSGELSSV, via the coding sequence ATGAAACTGTTGAGAATCGGGCTGCTGGTCGGCTCGCTGCTGGCTTCCTGCGCTGCGCTCACCGTCCGCGCCGAGACCGTGAACCTGAACTTCTGGGTCGCGTGGGATCCCCAGCAGGCCGACGCGATCGCCGCGACCAAACAGATTGCCTCGTTCGAACAGTCTCATCCGAATATCAAGATCAACGTCCAGAACATCGCATTCGACGCGCTGCACGACAAGTTGATCACGTCGATTGCTGGGGGAGATGCCCCGGACCTCAGCTGGGGGCTGATCGAGTGGCTAGGCGAACTCAACCGGATGAATGCGCTGGTCGACCTTACGCCGTACGCGGCTCGCTGGCCGGACCGCGCCCAGATCTACCCGAACGCCCTGAAAGACGTGACGATCGACGGCAAGCTCATGGCGTTGCCGCACTACCTCGGAATCCGGGCCCTGCTGTATCACGAGGACATGTTGAAAAAGGCCGGCATCGAGGCGCCGCCGAAGACGTGGGACGAACTGGTGAGCGATAGCGAGAAGATCCGCAAGGCGACCGGAAAATACGGTTTCGGCATTGCGGGTACGGGTGTTCGTTCGCCACAGGAATTGCTGATGTACCTCGCCCAAAGTAATGCCCTGCTGGCAAGGCGCATGAGCGACGGCAAATACCGGAACACGTGGGGCGATGATCCGAAAGAACTCGCGAACGCTACCAAGGTCTTCGCGTTCTACAAGGAGCTGCTCGACAAGCAGGTCATCGCGCCGGAAGCGAGTAGTTGGGGTTATGAGGAAGAGGACACGAACAGCGCGCTAGGCCAATACGCGATGGTCATCGATGGCGCATGGATGAAGAGCCGCGCCGAGCAGAATCCCGACAAGATGAAGGATGTGAAGATCACCGCGCCGCCGTACAGCCAGAAGCCGGCTACTTTTCTCGAGATCAATCCGTTCTATGTCTTCAAGGGTAAGCATCAGCAGGAGGCTTGGGAGTTCGCTTCCTTTATGCTGAGCAAGGATTATCAAAGCGCGGTGCACCAGGAACGCTCGCCCCGCGAGGACGTGATCAGCCCGACGAAATGGGGCCGCGACTTCATGGTGCTTGCACCGACGGGCGTCGGTTTTCCGCCCGTCGCGCTGGGTTCGATCACCCGCGCGATGGAGGAATCGATCGGCCTCGTCCTGCTCAAGAAGGAAGATCCACAGGCGGTGGCGCAATGGCTCGGCAAGGCGATCAACAAGGCGCTGCGTCAGTCGGGTGAGCTGAGCAGCGTTTGA
- a CDS encoding sugar-binding protein, which produces MVVWSLLNHRLLASPGFAADKTLALVVKGLDNPYFDLMHQGCERANKELNKQGYNCYYTGPATAADESAQVQIIDDLFTKGVASMAISPANAPAVGEVLRRRGGSVPIITADADLLPKDASLRKSYVGTDNYELGAKLGEQLKMLMPKGGNVCLVMGNPAAENINQRAQGARDVLSGKKGVTKLAGENGWHEISGCPLYSNDDTAKANQMMQDTLTANPTGLDAFLLAGGWPLFAPQAFSQVVAPIMDKIKNGKFVIVSADTLGPELQALKDRKVNVLVGQRPEEMGYRAAMVMRDLAEGKTVPPVIHTGLDVCTWKNADTCLKH; this is translated from the coding sequence ATGGTGGTGTGGTCCTTGCTCAATCACCGCTTGCTGGCGTCTCCGGGATTCGCGGCCGATAAGACCCTCGCGCTGGTGGTGAAGGGTCTCGACAACCCGTACTTCGACCTCATGCATCAAGGATGCGAACGGGCCAACAAGGAACTCAACAAACAGGGCTACAACTGCTACTACACCGGCCCCGCGACCGCCGCGGACGAGAGCGCGCAAGTGCAGATCATCGACGACCTGTTTACCAAAGGCGTCGCAAGCATGGCGATCTCGCCCGCGAACGCGCCGGCCGTGGGCGAGGTGTTGCGCCGCCGCGGCGGATCGGTCCCGATCATCACCGCGGATGCCGATCTGCTGCCGAAGGATGCCTCGCTGCGCAAGAGCTACGTCGGCACCGACAACTACGAGCTGGGCGCCAAGCTCGGCGAGCAGTTGAAGATGCTGATGCCGAAGGGCGGCAATGTCTGCCTCGTGATGGGCAATCCGGCGGCGGAGAACATCAACCAGCGGGCCCAGGGCGCGCGCGACGTGCTGTCCGGGAAGAAAGGCGTCACGAAGCTCGCAGGCGAGAACGGCTGGCATGAGATCAGTGGCTGCCCGCTCTACTCGAACGACGACACCGCCAAGGCGAACCAGATGATGCAGGATACGCTGACCGCCAACCCTACCGGTCTCGACGCCTTTCTGCTGGCGGGCGGCTGGCCGCTCTTTGCGCCGCAGGCCTTTTCGCAGGTCGTCGCGCCGATCATGGACAAGATCAAGAACGGCAAGTTCGTGATCGTCTCGGCGGATACGCTCGGGCCCGAACTGCAGGCGCTCAAGGACCGCAAGGTGAATGTGCTCGTCGGCCAGCGGCCCGAGGAAATGGGCTACCGTGCCGCAATGGTCATGCGTGATCTCGCGGAAGGGAAGACGGTGCCGCCGGTCATCCACACCGGACTCGACGTCTGCACGTGGAAGAACGCCGACACTTGCCTGAAGCATTGA
- a CDS encoding AraC family transcriptional regulator, translating into MGNFVLQRLFDRGPFSRPISLPQRRDRLHVMPTSTGYEIATGRPYDWDGRARGSMPFSVLQHCLAGEGQLSYERHHYRIGPGETMLVVIPHQHRYWVPDGGYWEFFWIAMTGQEALRLHNAIIAAVGPVFSLKPETIERLAQCTLDLGDSSLEAPGMASACAYAATMALYDDLLGPHEAARHDANHRLTERVVEHIRQNLESDLDVQGLADLAGLSRAHFTRVFAASEGTSPAEFVLLERMRRAARLLTSGTLSVKVIANRCGFEDPNYFAKVFRRTYGISPSQFRSTGMYSAPRGTRIVVPR; encoded by the coding sequence ATGGGTAATTTTGTGCTCCAGAGATTATTCGATCGTGGCCCATTCAGCCGGCCGATTTCCCTGCCGCAGCGGCGCGATCGCCTTCACGTCATGCCCACGAGCACTGGCTACGAAATCGCCACCGGCCGCCCTTACGACTGGGATGGTCGCGCGCGCGGCTCCATGCCGTTTTCCGTGCTGCAGCACTGTCTCGCAGGCGAAGGGCAGTTGAGCTACGAACGGCATCACTACCGGATCGGCCCGGGCGAGACCATGCTCGTGGTTATCCCGCATCAGCATCGCTACTGGGTGCCGGACGGCGGTTACTGGGAGTTTTTCTGGATCGCCATGACCGGACAGGAAGCGCTACGCCTGCACAATGCAATCATTGCCGCCGTCGGGCCGGTTTTCTCACTGAAGCCCGAGACGATTGAACGTCTGGCGCAATGCACGCTTGACCTCGGCGACAGCTCGCTGGAAGCGCCCGGGATGGCATCTGCGTGCGCTTATGCGGCAACCATGGCGCTCTACGACGACCTGCTCGGACCACATGAGGCTGCGCGACATGACGCCAATCACCGGCTGACCGAGCGTGTCGTCGAACATATCCGGCAAAACCTGGAGAGCGATCTTGACGTGCAAGGCCTCGCGGATCTCGCCGGGCTGAGCCGGGCGCATTTCACACGTGTATTCGCGGCCAGCGAAGGCACGTCGCCTGCTGAGTTTGTTTTGCTCGAACGTATGCGTCGTGCGGCGCGGCTGCTGACGAGCGGCACGCTCAGTGTCAAGGTCATTGCAAACCGTTGCGGCTTCGAAGATCCGAATTACTTCGCCAAGGTATTCCGCCGGACCTACGGCATCAGCCCATCGCAGTTCAGAAGCACGGGGATGTACTCCGCGCCTCGCGGGACGCGTATTGTCGTGCCGAGATGA
- a CDS encoding ABC transporter ATP-binding protein, producing the protein MARVQLRNIRKAFDSHEIIGNLNLEIADGEFVVFVGPSGCGKSTLMRMIAGLEDIDGGDLTIDGVRMNELPPAKRGIAMVFQSYALYPHMTLYDNMAFGLKLAGTKKPEIDAAVKSAAKILHIDHLLERKPRQLSGGQRQRVAIGRAITRKPTVFLFDEPLSNLDAALRVKMRLEFARLHDELKATMIYVTHDQVEAMTLADRIVVLSAGKLEQVGSPNQLYHAPANRFVAGFIGSPKMNFLEGVVQSVSRDGVVVSYGTGERQCVAVEPRGVREGERVTVGIRPEHLHVEVEEYGVSARTMTVESLGDAAYLYAESEVAPEGLIARIAPFERHAKGEMQKLGAAPEHCHLFDCEGNAFERKSMEVLAA; encoded by the coding sequence ATGGCACGGGTTCAGTTGCGCAACATAAGAAAAGCGTTCGATAGTCACGAAATCATTGGAAACCTGAATCTCGAGATTGCGGACGGCGAATTCGTGGTGTTCGTCGGGCCAAGCGGTTGCGGGAAATCAACGCTCATGCGCATGATCGCCGGCCTCGAGGATATTGACGGCGGCGATCTGACTATCGACGGAGTGCGCATGAACGAGTTGCCGCCGGCCAAGCGAGGTATCGCGATGGTGTTCCAGTCGTACGCGCTCTATCCGCACATGACGCTCTACGACAACATGGCGTTCGGTCTGAAGCTCGCGGGTACGAAGAAGCCTGAGATCGACGCGGCCGTGAAGAGCGCCGCGAAGATCCTGCATATCGATCATTTGCTCGAGCGCAAGCCCAGGCAGCTCTCGGGCGGCCAGCGCCAGCGCGTCGCGATCGGCCGCGCGATCACGAGAAAGCCCACGGTGTTCCTGTTCGACGAGCCGCTTTCGAATCTCGATGCGGCGCTGCGCGTGAAGATGCGGCTCGAGTTCGCGCGGCTGCATGACGAGCTTAAGGCCACCATGATCTATGTGACGCACGATCAGGTCGAAGCGATGACGCTGGCCGACAGGATCGTCGTGCTGTCGGCGGGCAAACTGGAACAGGTGGGCTCCCCGAACCAGCTCTATCATGCGCCAGCGAACCGCTTCGTGGCGGGGTTCATCGGTTCGCCGAAGATGAACTTTCTCGAAGGGGTGGTGCAGTCGGTGTCGCGCGATGGGGTGGTGGTGTCCTACGGGACCGGCGAGAGGCAGTGCGTGGCTGTAGAGCCGAGGGGGGTGCGGGAGGGGGAGCGCGTGACCGTGGGTATTCGGCCGGAGCATCTTCACGTGGAGGTTGAAGAGTACGGCGTGTCTGCACGCACGATGACGGTCGAATCGTTGGGCGACGCAGCGTACCTTTACGCGGAGTCGGAGGTTGCTCCGGAGGGGCTGATTGCCCGAATTGCTCCGTTCGAACGGCATGCAAAGGGCGAGATGCAGAAGCTAGGTGCGGCGCCGGAACACTGCCATCTGTTCGACTGCGAGGGTAATGCGTTCGAGCGTAAGAGCATGGAGGTGCTCGCGGCGTAA
- a CDS encoding carbohydrate ABC transporter permease: protein MRNEVRPVRRTPSRVAQMRRVAWYFVTPAALFFLILIAYPLLNVLWRSFQFSNLTNPSVTGFAGLENYRTIFDDDQFGPALRNSLLWTGLSVAGEYALGLASAVALTQPVRGRALFRGAIIIPWVIPIVVAGLNWTWMLTPDYGVINLWLVKAGILDHARLWLGDMSTALFTVTFVNVWRSFPFYTISLLAALQAVPAELHEAAAIDGAGSVRRFFVITLPHLKTVSLTLIFIHVIWTAINFDFIWVMTGGGPLNASVTLPIMIYRYAMQDYDIGAACALASMSMAFMASVFFVYYYGVLRRAKGAGQ, encoded by the coding sequence ATGCGCAACGAAGTCCGGCCAGTCCGGAGAACGCCGAGCCGCGTTGCGCAGATGCGCCGGGTAGCGTGGTATTTCGTCACGCCTGCCGCATTGTTTTTCCTGATTCTCATCGCGTATCCGCTGCTCAATGTGCTGTGGCGCAGCTTCCAGTTTTCCAATCTGACCAATCCATCGGTGACCGGCTTCGCGGGCCTGGAGAACTATCGCACGATCTTCGACGACGATCAGTTCGGCCCCGCGTTGCGCAATTCGCTTTTGTGGACCGGGCTTTCGGTCGCCGGTGAATACGCGCTGGGTCTTGCCTCGGCCGTCGCGCTCACGCAGCCGGTTCGGGGCAGAGCGCTCTTTAGAGGGGCGATCATCATACCGTGGGTTATTCCGATCGTCGTTGCCGGCCTCAACTGGACATGGATGCTGACGCCCGACTATGGTGTGATTAATCTCTGGCTCGTCAAGGCTGGCATTCTCGATCATGCGCGCCTGTGGCTAGGCGACATGAGCACCGCGCTGTTTACCGTCACGTTTGTCAATGTCTGGCGCAGCTTTCCGTTCTATACGATCAGCCTGCTCGCTGCCTTGCAGGCCGTTCCGGCCGAACTTCACGAAGCCGCCGCGATTGACGGCGCAGGATCGGTGCGGCGCTTTTTCGTGATCACGCTGCCGCACCTGAAGACGGTGTCGCTTACGCTGATCTTCATCCATGTGATATGGACTGCGATCAATTTCGATTTCATCTGGGTGATGACGGGCGGCGGCCCGCTGAATGCGTCGGTCACATTACCCATCATGATCTACCGCTACGCGATGCAAGACTACGACATCGGCGCGGCTTGCGCGCTCGCGAGCATGTCGATGGCGTTCATGGCGAGTGTTTTTTTTGTCTACTACTACGGCGTATTGCGGCGCGCGAAGGGAGCGGGACAATGA